The following nucleotide sequence is from Coffea eugenioides isolate CCC68of chromosome 3, Ceug_1.0, whole genome shotgun sequence.
CCTCAAGCCGGTGTTGCTCTGTAACCTGTCTGTCGTCACGGCTGCTACTTCCATGCACAACCATACCATCTCTTTCAACCTCTGCATTTCACACATTGTATAAGAATATATAATAGGATTTACACACGCAACAGCAGTGAAATAAGAACAACAATGCCATTTACCAACAGGTACTGCATCAGTACAATGACTGTTTACTACCCTTCAGTGGCTGTCGTCATAACACCTTACAATGGCCCATGACACATTCAAACTTACATTATTTACACTTCAATGGTAACGGAATCACATTTTTTTAAACACCACCACAACCTGTACCCAGCATACCCCCACATTCACGAATACCTTGTAGCCTTCTCATGCTCAAAACAAATTAATGCGAAGGAAAGATACAAACCGTTCCCCTTCTACAGTTTCGTACTTGTTTCATGGAAACACTACTCTTGCACCTCTACTCACCAAAACCTGCCTTATTTATTGCGTAACTGCAAACCGAAGCAAGGCCTCCAGTAGTGCCTCATCTTTCTCCTGGACTTCTTTGTTGGCCAACTGTGTCCCTTCCACCGCTACCCTGTGGTTGTGGTACAACCACAGGTCCTCTCCATTCGCCTGAGTCGCTCCAGCCCGTACcaatttcaaatgatttttccagCGAGTCATCCAAACAATTTTCCATATAATCATCATGAACTGCTGTGTTGTGCGAATTCTTTTTGTATGGGCATGTTCGTTGGTTGTGCCCTGCCTGCAATCTTCAACCCATATATCACATGTCAAATAATTTGTGACTACAAGTAATCACGTCAACTAAGCACAATGCTAACATTACACcacttcaactttcttgcaTTGCCAACAACTTTGGATGCACATTTAATTATGTTTTTATTTGCTACTGTTGATAATAAGAACGAAAAATACCCACTTCTTCATTATTACCTTCACTGTCCACTTCATGTATTATATCAATTAACTACTGTATAACTACGTATGCAATTCCGATAGTACCTGCAATGACcacactttcttttcttctttgcttCTGCATGCTTGTGATCACCTTTACACCGTGACACCCTGGGATCTAACAGCCCGAATGTTCTTCTACTTCTATCGTTCCTCACTCTTGAATCCATTGCAAATCCGTCTCCCCCATATCCCCTGTCAATCCACTTCTCCTTTAGGTCCACGGAATGCTTGTCAAACATCTGCTGCAGGTCATTAAACGCGTCATCCATGTAGGAGGCATAGTAACACATAGTATTACAGCTGGACTTTAAAGTGCCATATCTGGCCATTTGTGTCAGTTGTTCGTCTGCAACAAATGCTTTCATTCCATTATTACTACAGTAAACTCCCTTTGTCCACCGCTTCGAAATGCATGCTTCTGGGATCCTGTTCATTCCTTCTACCACCATCACGCGAAACATGTGAGCACAAGGAATCCCCTTTGACTCGAATTTCATGCAAGAGCAGATTAGATTCTCCATTGACCTATCATAATCCACCCTCCAACTTATTCCGTGTCCACCATATTTCGAGTAATAATACGTACGACTCCCTCCATCCTCGCTCCAGCCCTCAGAAATTAGAAGTCCTTGCCTGTTCAAATGCTTCCTCACCATGAAGAACACATTCCTTGTAAACACCTCCGCTGCGCTCCACTCTAATTCGGGCAGGATTGTGGTTAAGACTGGTTTTGTGTTTTCGCTTGTGTGAATTGCTTTGCTCTCAGTATGTCGAAGCCACGCTATTGCCAAATCAAAACTTCTAACGAATTCATATAGTCGCATTTTTTCATTCAAGTACTCATTCAAAAAAGCATTCATTTTCTCACACCTTTGAGTACTTCTCATACCTGCAAAAAAATTACCGCGTAAATAGGCCTCTGCCCATAACCTTCTCCTACGGTATAACTCCTTCACCCACTCATTCTCTACCACCCCACATTCATTAACCAACCTAGCCCACCGATCCTCAAACTCAAGAGTGCTACACTTTCTCTCCATCAGGTTATACAACCTGTTATTAAACTCCTCGCAGCGAATATTACTCCGTGCATTTCTATGCAAGTGCCACGAACATAGCCTGTGACAAGCATCTGGGAGAAGATTCTTTATGGCTCTTCGCATTGCACTGTCCCCATCTGTCATCACTGCTACTGGCTTTCTACCTTTCATAGCCTCTACAAATGTACTTAGCACCCATTCATATGTTTCAATCCTCTCATCTGATAGCAGGGCACAGCCAAAAATAGTACTGTTCAAATGGTTGTTTACCCCTGCAAGTACAACTAGTGGCTTGcggtatttatttgttttgtatgttGTATCAAACACCAATACATCTCCAAATACACTGAAGTCCGCACGAGATTTAGAATCTGCCCAAAACAACCTTGCCAATCTTCCTTCGTTATCCACA
It contains:
- the LOC113766471 gene encoding protein FAR1-RELATED SEQUENCE 5-like, with protein sequence MQRRGTEVEKSKETENGRMGMDGCGRLRSFDLNQEPECDRHTFIEESGGSIGGHEDEEANELVGAIGVDDVMKLTFDTEEEAGEFYNLYAKLSGFGIRKSNGKRDADGISRFRKWVCCCEGYRNEKWFNYEDRKREAKPITRTGCGACFRVKYDIESVKYVVTRFIMEHNHPLASEASVQHIRSHRKVSDAEYAQAKSLKLVGARICQIMKHFVIKAGGYSNVGFCIKDLYNRMDEERRKDIFNGDAEGALGFLAAKKDADEMFFYKYDVDNEGRLARLFWADSKSRADFSVFGDVLVFDTTYKTNKYRKPLVVLAGVNNHLNSTIFGCALLSDERIETYEWVLSTFVEAMKGRKPVAVMTDGDSAMRRAIKNLLPDACHRLCSWHLHRNARSNIRCEEFNNRLYNLMERKCSTLEFEDRWARLVNECGVVENEWVKELYRRRRLWAEAYLRGNFFAGMRSTQRCEKMNAFLNEYLNEKMRLYEFVRSFDLAIAWLRHTESKAIHTSENTKPVLTTILPELEWSAAEVFTRNVFFMVRKHLNRQGLLISEGWSEDGGSRTYYYSKYGGHGISWRVDYDRSMENLICSCMKFESKGIPCAHMFRVMVVEGMNRIPEACISKRWTKGVYCSNNGMKAFVADEQLTQMARYGTLKSSCNTMCYYASYMDDAFNDLQQMFDKHSVDLKEKWIDRGYGGDGFAMDSRVRNDRSRRTFGLLDPRVSRCKGDHKHAEAKKKRKCGHCRQGTTNEHAHTKRIRTTQQFMMIIWKIVWMTRWKNHLKLVRAGATQANGEDLWLYHNHRVAVEGTQLANKEVQEKDEALLEALLRFAVTQ